The Lacrimispora xylanolytica genome has a segment encoding these proteins:
- a CDS encoding alpha/beta fold hydrolase — translation MKKKLKAILLILSAIMITLIIMFYLYVSDYYRADTVAVEALNQDLINNKAFIKNDLIIIPSRTESDSALIFYPGGKVEASAYYPLLSRFADNGITCVLVKMPFHLAFFDYSAADRVYDTLPDIKNWYIGGHSLGGAMASKYMSEHPGKLKGLILLGAYVYGDVPSSKALTIYGTKDGVLSKEKIKESDLQLPLTGGNHANFGNYGNQKGDEDADISRELQQEKTVKAVEEFIE, via the coding sequence ATGAAAAAAAAGCTGAAAGCAATTCTCCTAATTCTGTCCGCCATAATGATAACGCTTATCATTATGTTTTATCTATATGTATCGGATTATTATAGAGCTGACACTGTCGCTGTGGAGGCTTTAAATCAGGATTTGATAAATAATAAAGCGTTTATTAAAAATGATCTCATTATAATACCTTCCAGAACTGAGTCTGATTCCGCACTCATTTTTTACCCCGGAGGAAAAGTGGAGGCGTCAGCATACTATCCCCTTCTCTCCCGGTTTGCAGATAATGGTATTACTTGCGTCTTAGTTAAAATGCCATTTCATCTCGCTTTCTTTGATTACTCTGCCGCGGACAGAGTCTATGATACCCTGCCAGACATTAAAAACTGGTATATCGGCGGCCATTCCCTTGGTGGAGCCATGGCAAGCAAATACATGTCTGAGCATCCAGGGAAATTAAAGGGACTTATTCTGCTTGGAGCTTATGTTTATGGGGATGTTCCATCATCTAAGGCATTGACCATCTATGGAACGAAAGACGGTGTCTTAAGCAAGGAGAAAATCAAAGAATCTGACCTCCAGCTTCCTTTGACGGGAGGAAATCATGCCAACTTTGGCAATTACGGAAATCAAAAAGGGGATGAGGACGCGGATATCAGCAGAGAATTACAACAGGAGAAAACGGTAAAGGCTGTGGAGGAGTTTATCGAGTAG
- a CDS encoding AraC family transcriptional regulator, whose amino-acid sequence MKNHNKHNQDIPLKNQLILSYTIILAIILIIGVMLYYISYGQVKNGINQQNRLSLSASVTQLDSTMELMNVAVKQVSTNRSFNNLSHLSGDEDNDFYYLGYQTQLSLKSVTPVEVLLPISNSFIFMEKSGYIVSSTTFSDFDFFIANNAKYRLEPESFSKALLSDKYWNRFTPMTDFEGNSKNFLYVYPLLNPVRSETKPTNVLCYLFDYDLVTEFFSGINLYGDGYLTAYDKNGSQMFLLSDGATAASYDTLKELDYEKQISHLISKESLQEMLVTSVSSNYNNWTYYLVQPENKAYYSITPYQRFFTAITIASFIIGGILSVIFSSFGSRHLTQMYNELVLKESVASSLNLIVEKQKPMVIESYMRRIMEGSITTNEEKEYIINELHLEQPEVKYHVLYTEVSPSESGSIHSSDMELLIQNYDTLVREALCRYYPDTGYIYKPSDRVFAILISSDKSVPYETIAGKNKETFIELHNELLEKYGIWIQGGFGDRNSMISYTWKSYQQAKETKSITTKEQYVLSCDINQSNDVYYYPESLSVQLSGFISSGNKDQVQELFKLIRNENTKKKNLSYTQKGWLVSDVRATVFKKRHNLLTAGMPQEKLQLLDIIDKQFEGEMSLSMLETIALELCDVCRSEGNELILSIQEYINSNYHDPDLCLTKISDEFGISENYFSYLFKKEVSENFSIYLERLRMAKAKEIITESDAGLSTLYQYIGYNNAASFRRAFKKNFGVSPKEMRDNVNAKQHGNHPEKNV is encoded by the coding sequence ATGAAAAATCATAACAAACACAACCAGGATATCCCACTAAAAAACCAGCTGATACTTTCCTATACCATCATTCTGGCAATCATCCTCATCATTGGAGTCATGCTATATTACATATCCTATGGACAGGTAAAGAATGGAATCAATCAGCAAAACCGCCTCTCACTGTCAGCATCTGTTACTCAGCTTGACAGTACCATGGAATTGATGAACGTAGCGGTGAAACAGGTCTCCACCAACCGGTCATTTAACAATTTATCTCATCTGTCCGGGGATGAGGACAATGATTTTTATTATCTGGGCTATCAGACCCAGCTCAGCTTAAAATCGGTTACTCCAGTGGAGGTGCTGCTACCTATCAGCAACTCTTTTATTTTCATGGAAAAATCCGGCTATATAGTCTCATCCACCACATTTTCTGACTTTGATTTTTTTATTGCTAACAATGCAAAATACCGTCTTGAGCCGGAATCATTTTCCAAAGCCCTGTTAAGCGATAAATATTGGAACCGCTTCACTCCCATGACGGATTTTGAAGGGAATTCCAAGAACTTTCTCTATGTTTATCCTTTACTCAATCCGGTTCGTTCCGAGACAAAGCCTACTAATGTATTGTGTTATTTATTTGACTATGATCTTGTTACAGAGTTTTTCTCCGGTATCAATTTATATGGAGACGGCTATCTGACGGCATACGATAAAAATGGATCCCAGATGTTCCTATTATCTGACGGTGCAACCGCTGCCAGCTATGATACACTGAAAGAGCTGGATTATGAGAAACAGATCTCCCATCTGATTTCTAAGGAAAGCCTCCAGGAAATGCTAGTGACTTCTGTTTCTTCTAATTATAATAACTGGACCTACTATCTGGTGCAGCCGGAGAATAAGGCGTATTATTCCATAACGCCTTATCAGCGCTTTTTTACTGCCATTACCATCGCTTCCTTTATCATTGGCGGTATCCTGTCCGTTATTTTTTCCTCTTTTGGAAGCCGGCATCTGACCCAGATGTACAATGAACTGGTATTAAAAGAATCCGTGGCCTCCTCTCTAAACCTTATCGTAGAAAAACAGAAGCCAATGGTCATTGAATCCTACATGAGGCGCATTATGGAAGGAAGCATTACCACCAATGAGGAGAAGGAATACATTATCAATGAGCTTCACTTAGAACAGCCAGAAGTGAAATACCATGTGCTTTATACTGAGGTATCTCCTTCTGAATCGGGAAGCATTCACTCCAGTGATATGGAACTCCTGATCCAGAATTATGACACCCTTGTGCGGGAGGCCCTTTGCCGCTACTATCCGGATACAGGATATATTTACAAGCCCTCGGACCGTGTGTTTGCCATATTGATTTCTTCAGACAAATCCGTTCCCTATGAAACCATTGCAGGAAAGAATAAAGAAACCTTTATAGAGCTTCACAATGAGCTGCTGGAGAAATACGGCATCTGGATTCAGGGAGGCTTTGGAGACAGAAACAGTATGATTTCCTATACCTGGAAGTCATATCAGCAGGCAAAGGAAACAAAATCCATCACCACCAAGGAGCAATATGTCCTAAGCTGTGACATCAACCAATCCAATGATGTTTATTACTATCCGGAAAGTCTTTCCGTCCAGCTCAGTGGATTTATCTCCAGCGGCAACAAGGATCAGGTTCAGGAGTTGTTTAAGCTCATACGAAATGAAAACACAAAAAAGAAAAACTTATCCTATACCCAGAAGGGATGGCTGGTATCAGATGTGCGGGCAACGGTATTTAAAAAACGGCACAACCTTCTTACGGCAGGGATGCCCCAGGAAAAGTTACAGCTATTGGATATCATTGACAAGCAATTTGAAGGGGAAATGAGCTTAAGCATGTTAGAGACCATTGCCCTGGAGCTTTGCGATGTGTGTCGTTCCGAGGGCAACGAGCTGATTTTAAGTATTCAGGAATACATCAACAGCAATTACCATGACCCGGATCTATGCCTGACAAAGATTTCTGATGAATTTGGAATTTCAGAAAATTATTTCAGCTATCTCTTTAAAAAAGAGGTATCGGAGAATTTCTCCATTTATTTAGAGCGGCTTCGAATGGCTAAAGCAAAGGAGATCATCACAGAATCCGATGCCGGCCTGTCTACCTTATATCAATACATAGGTTATAACAATGCGGCCTCCTTCCGCCGTGCATTTAAGAAAAATTTTGGTGTATCACCAAAGGAAATGAGGGATAACGTCAATGCAAAACAACATGGAAACCACCCTGAAAAAAATGTCTGA
- a CDS encoding beta strand repeat-containing protein — protein sequence MSNIALQIERVSAGTVAANANVIFENIVFLSGNISYNTATGVITFNEPGRYVINWWVATQSTQSTNGVVFALASSQGDLLEGNSPIKTGEVVGFGVIEITTAPQTLSLINASTDEVFYAVTVPLTATLVIVEDDITGDGSTGPTGPTGATGPTGATGATGPAGATGPTGATGATGPTGATGPTGDTGVTGPTGATGATGPTGDTGATGDTGATGPTGATGATGPTGDTGATGPTGDTGATGPTGDTGATGPTGDTGAAGPTGDTGATGPTGDTGATGPTGDTGATGPTGDTGATGPTGDTGATGPTGDTGATGPTGDTGATGPTGDTGATGPTGDTGATGPTGDTGATGPTGDTGATGPTGDTGATGPTGDTGATGPTGDTGATGPTGDTGATGPTGDTGATGPTGDTGATGPTGDTGATGPTGDTGATGPTGDTGATGPTGDTGATGPTGDTGATGPTGDTGATGPTGDTGATGPTGDTGATGPTGDTGATGPTGDTGATGPTGDTGATGPTGPSSGDTGPTGDTGATGPTGDTGATGPTGDTGATGPTGDTGATGPTGDTGATGPTGDTGATGPTGDTGSTGPTGDTGATGPTGDSGPTGPTGDTGPTGPTGATGPTGPTSDTGPTGPTGDTGPTGATGPTGPTGDTGPTGPTGDTGATGPTGDTGPTGPTGDTGLTGPTGATGPTGDTGPTGPTGDTGATGPTGDTGATGPTGDTGPTGPTGDTGPTGPTGDTGPTGPTGDTGLTGPTGATGPTGDTGPTGPTGDTGATGPTGDTGATGPTGDTGPTGPTGDTGPTGPTGDTGPTGPTGDTGPTGPTGDTGATGPTGDTGATGPTGDTGPTGPTGDTGPTGPTGATGPTGPTGDTGPTGDTGATGPTGDTGATGPTGDTGPTGPTGDTGPTGPTGDTGPTGPTGDTGPTGPTGDTGPTGPTGDTGATGPTGDTGATGPTGDTGPTGPTGDTGPTGPTGDTGATGPTGDTGATGPTGDTGPTGPTGDTGPTGPTGATGPTGPTGDTGPTGPTGATGPTGPTGDTGPTGPTGATGPTGPTGDTGPVAALAFGGAFNNTAQTIPISAGDTEPVALSSSTSTSRMAPSANSITVTESGNYFVEFMVSLLSTTGDFDLNVGVQVNGVFTEPSLLIGTTVSTEAKTITGSSIVPLNTGDVLTLAVNSTAGGTVEFGANKNAQIQIIQLN from the coding sequence ATGAGCAATATAGCATTACAAATAGAACGTGTTTCAGCTGGTACAGTAGCTGCTAATGCTAATGTGATTTTCGAAAACATTGTTTTTTTGTCAGGAAATATTAGCTACAATACTGCAACAGGTGTTATAACATTTAATGAACCAGGGAGATATGTAATAAACTGGTGGGTTGCAACACAATCTACTCAATCGACAAATGGAGTGGTATTTGCGTTAGCTTCTTCCCAAGGAGACTTACTGGAAGGTAATTCTCCGATTAAAACAGGAGAAGTAGTTGGTTTTGGAGTTATAGAAATCACCACTGCACCACAGACCTTATCTTTAATTAATGCCAGCACTGACGAAGTATTCTATGCAGTTACCGTTCCATTAACGGCTACTCTTGTCATTGTTGAGGATGATATTACTGGTGACGGATCAACAGGTCCGACTGGCCCAACAGGAGCAACAGGTCCAACGGGAGCCACGGGAGCTACAGGCCCAGCAGGAGCTACAGGTCCAACGGGAGCCACGGGAGCTACAGGCCCAACAGGAGCTACAGGCCCAACGGGAGATACGGGAGTAACAGGTCCAACCGGAGCCACGGGAGCGACCGGCCCAACTGGAGATACAGGAGCTACGGGAGATACGGGAGCGACGGGTCCAACAGGAGCCACAGGAGCAACAGGCCCAACGGGAGATACAGGAGCTACAGGTCCGACCGGAGACACAGGAGCTACGGGTCCAACGGGAGACACAGGAGCTACGGGCCCAACGGGAGATACGGGCGCTGCTGGTCCAACAGGAGACACAGGAGCAACAGGTCCAACGGGAGATACAGGAGCTACAGGTCCGACCGGAGATACGGGAGCTACGGGTCCAACGGGAGATACGGGAGCTACGGGTCCAACGGGAGATACGGGAGCTACAGGTCCAACGGGAGACACAGGAGCTACGGGTCCAACGGGAGACACAGGAGCTACGGGTCCAACGGGAGACACAGGAGCTACGGGTCCAACGGGAGATACAGGAGCAACCGGTCCAACGGGAGATACAGGAGCTACAGGTCCAACGGGAGACACAGGAGCAACAGGTCCAACGGGAGACACAGGAGCGACCGGCCCAACGGGAGATACGGGAGCTACGGGTCCAACGGGAGACACAGGAGCAACAGGTCCAACGGGAGATACGGGAGCTACGGGCCCAACGGGAGATACAGGAGCGACCGGCCCAACGGGAGATACAGGAGCAACAGGTCCGACGGGAGATACAGGAGCAACTGGCCCAACGGGAGATACGGGAGCAACAGGCCCAACGGGAGATACGGGAGCAACAGGCCCAACGGGAGATACAGGAGCAACTGGTCCAACGGGAGATACGGGAGCAACAGGCCCAACGGGAGATACGGGAGCAACAGGCCCAACGGGAGATACAGGAGCAACTGGTCCAACGGGAGATACGGGAGCAACAGGCCCAACGGGAGATACGGGAGCAACTGGCCCAACGGGAGATACGGGAGCAACTGGCCCAACGGGAGATACGGGAGCAACTGGTCCAACCGGGCCAAGTAGTGGAGATACAGGTCCAACAGGAGATACGGGAGCGACCGGCCCAACAGGAGATACGGGAGCGACCGGCCCAACGGGAGATACAGGAGCGACCGGCCCAACAGGAGATACGGGAGCGACCGGCCCAACGGGAGATACGGGAGCAACCGGTCCAACGGGAGACACAGGAGCAACCGGCCCAACGGGGGATACTGGCTCAACCGGTCCAACGGGAGATACAGGAGCGACCGGTCCAACGGGAGACTCTGGACCAACCGGTCCAACCGGCGATACCGGCCCAACGGGTCCGACAGGAGCTACAGGTCCGACCGGCCCAACGAGTGACACAGGTCCAACCGGTCCAACGGGAGATACCGGTCCAACAGGAGCTACAGGTCCAACCGGTCCAACGGGAGATACCGGTCCAACTGGTCCGACAGGTGACACAGGAGCCACCGGCCCGACCGGAGATACCGGTCCAACCGGCCCAACGGGAGATACCGGTCTAACTGGCCCAACGGGAGCCACCGGCCCAACGGGAGATACCGGTCCAACCGGCCCAACAGGAGATACAGGAGCGACAGGTCCAACAGGTGACACAGGAGCCACCGGCCCAACGGGAGATACAGGTCCAACCGGCCCGACCGGAGATACTGGCCCAACCGGCCCGACCGGAGATACCGGTCCAACCGGCCCAACGGGAGATACCGGTCTAACTGGCCCAACGGGAGCCACCGGCCCGACCGGAGATACTGGTCCAACCGGCCCAACAGGAGATACAGGAGCGACCGGTCCAACAGGTGACACAGGAGCCACAGGCCCAACGGGAGATACCGGTCCAACCGGCCCGACCGGAGATACCGGCCCAACCGGCCCAACAGGTGATACTGGCCCAACCGGCCCAACAGGGGATACTGGCCCAACCGGCCCAACAGGAGATACAGGAGCGACCGGTCCAACAGGTGACACAGGAGCCACCGGCCCAACGGGAGATACCGGCCCAACCGGCCCGACCGGAGATACCGGCCCAACCGGCCCGACCGGAGCCACCGGCCCAACCGGCCCGACAGGGGATACCGGCCCAACAGGAGATACAGGAGCGACAGGTCCAACAGGTGACACAGGAGCCACAGGCCCAACGGGAGATACCGGCCCAACCGGCCCAACGGGAGATACCGGCCCAACCGGCCCAACGGGAGATACCGGCCCAACCGGCCCAACGGGAGATACCGGCCCAACCGGCCCAACAGGTGATACCGGCCCAACCGGCCCAACAGGAGATACAGGAGCGACAGGTCCAACAGGTGATACAGGAGCCACCGGCCCAACGGGAGATACCGGCCCAACCGGCCCGACCGGAGATACCGGCCCAACCGGCCCAACAGGGGATACAGGAGCGACAGGTCCAACAGGTGACACAGGAGCCACCGGCCCGACCGGAGATACCGGCCCAACCGGCCCAACGGGAGACACAGGCCCAACCGGCCCAACGGGAGCCACCGGCCCCACAGGCCCAACGGGAGATACCGGCCCAACCGGCCCAACGGGAGCCACCGGCCCCACCGGCCCAACGGGAGATACCGGCCCAACCGGCCCAACCGGAGCCACCGGCCCGACCGGTCCGACAGGAGATACAGGTCCTGTAGCAGCTTTGGCATTTGGTGGTGCATTTAACAATACTGCACAAACAATACCAATCAGCGCTGGAGATACGGAACCTGTTGCTTTATCTAGCTCAACGTCAACAAGCAGGATGGCACCAAGTGCTAATAGTATAACAGTAACTGAATCAGGTAATTATTTTGTAGAATTTATGGTATCGTTATTGTCAACCACAGGAGACTTTGATCTCAATGTTGGCGTTCAGGTTAACGGTGTCTTTACGGAGCCGTCCTTATTGATAGGTACTACAGTTTCTACAGAAGCTAAGACAATTACTGGTAGTTCAATCGTACCATTGAATACTGGCGATGTGCTGACCCTGGCGGTTAACAGTACTGCAGGAGGAACTGTAGAATTTGGTGCAAACAAGAATGCTCAGATTCAGATTATACAGCTAAATTAA
- a CDS encoding serine hydrolase domain-containing protein codes for MQNNMETTLKKMSEEIWNSLLKSELPIHSFLMDWNGQLIKEAYQAPYEKEDYHRMFSITKSLTSIAIGFLLDDGKITLEDKITDYFPEYCLSGNTHPWLQNMTIRHMLTMETCHSSTTYKRSRENHWVESFFITPPSHRSGQIFLYDTSASHTLAALVTKLTGYSLLEYLREKCLDKIGFSKEAYIIKDPFGCDMGGSGLMALPLDLIKLGRYCMDTIHKGEGTFADYLREAVSLQVPTLHFGQTLEEQLGYGYQFWRIRNGFAMYGLGGQYVLFYPEQNLVFAVTADTQNIKGGNQTILNVIGNNVRNLEPIKTDMGTLTNKPEQESRYLPPKEWNSSYRLLENEKEFETLTLSFNQSEGLLILSSAINSFSIPFSFTELKVSTLQGYDERIAVKAAWADSHTLYLPIQIVGESVGSIHMMLRLSEENITVFMRKAEESLFTEFQGFLEGTII; via the coding sequence ATGCAAAACAACATGGAAACCACCCTGAAAAAAATGTCTGAAGAGATATGGAACAGCCTCTTAAAAAGCGAGCTTCCCATTCACAGCTTTCTCATGGACTGGAATGGACAGCTGATAAAGGAAGCCTATCAGGCTCCCTATGAAAAAGAAGATTACCACCGCATGTTCTCCATTACCAAAAGTCTTACTTCCATAGCCATTGGATTTCTCCTTGATGATGGAAAGATCACTCTGGAGGACAAAATCACCGATTATTTTCCGGAATACTGCTTATCAGGAAACACTCATCCCTGGTTGCAGAACATGACCATACGCCATATGCTTACCATGGAAACCTGCCATTCTTCTACTACATATAAAAGAAGCAGGGAGAATCACTGGGTAGAAAGCTTTTTTATTACCCCTCCCTCCCACCGCAGCGGCCAGATTTTCCTATACGATACTTCAGCCAGCCACACTCTGGCGGCTCTTGTTACGAAGCTGACGGGTTATAGCCTCTTAGAATATTTAAGAGAAAAGTGTCTGGATAAAATCGGCTTTTCCAAAGAAGCTTATATCATAAAGGACCCTTTTGGCTGTGATATGGGTGGCTCTGGCCTTATGGCCCTACCTTTGGATCTTATAAAGCTTGGCCGGTATTGTATGGATACCATTCATAAGGGGGAGGGGACTTTTGCCGATTACTTAAGGGAAGCGGTTTCCCTTCAGGTCCCTACCCTTCACTTTGGACAGACCTTGGAAGAACAGCTGGGATATGGCTATCAGTTTTGGCGCATCCGCAATGGCTTTGCTATGTATGGACTGGGAGGACAGTATGTCCTTTTCTACCCGGAACAGAATCTGGTGTTTGCTGTAACGGCTGATACGCAAAACATCAAAGGCGGAAACCAGACTATACTGAATGTGATTGGGAATAATGTTAGAAACCTGGAACCAATAAAGACAGATATGGGAACTCTTACAAATAAGCCAGAACAGGAATCAAGATATCTGCCGCCTAAGGAGTGGAACAGCTCCTACCGACTTTTGGAAAATGAGAAGGAATTTGAGACATTGACTCTTTCTTTTAACCAGTCCGAAGGCCTGCTCATTCTATCCAGCGCTATAAACAGCTTTTCTATCCCATTTTCTTTTACAGAGCTTAAAGTAAGTACTTTGCAAGGATATGATGAAAGGATTGCTGTCAAAGCGGCCTGGGCTGACAGTCATACTTTGTACCTGCCTATACAGATTGTAGGGGAAAGTGTTGGCTCGATTCACATGATGCTTCGTCTCTCAGAAGAAAATATCACTGTCTTTATGAGAAAAGCAGAGGAATCTCTTTTTACTGAATTTCAGGGATTTTTAGAGGGAACAATTATTTAA
- a CDS encoding dihydrofolate reductase family protein, which produces MSNNVKQRRIILDLAITLDGFIEGKNGEVDWCVMDPDMGFTQFLNEIDTILYGRKSYDLWGQYIPKEEDSEEEKEIWKLVHSKEKYVFSRTQTNTDNQAIFINENILEEVNKLKNQPGKDIWLYGGSSLITTFINSGLVDEFRLSVHPIVLGEGKPLFVDIKQRMNLNMVNIRKFSSGVVQLIYHWNGNEFLTEP; this is translated from the coding sequence ATGTCAAACAACGTAAAGCAGAGAAGAATCATTTTAGATTTAGCAATTACTTTAGATGGCTTTATAGAAGGAAAAAATGGTGAAGTTGATTGGTGCGTTATGGATCCTGATATGGGATTCACTCAATTTCTGAATGAAATTGACACCATTTTATATGGTAGAAAAAGTTACGACTTATGGGGACAATACATTCCCAAAGAGGAAGACTCTGAGGAAGAAAAAGAAATTTGGAAATTGGTTCATAGTAAAGAGAAATATGTTTTTTCCAGAACTCAGACAAATACTGACAATCAAGCAATATTTATCAATGAAAATATTCTTGAAGAAGTAAACAAATTGAAGAATCAGCCTGGTAAAGACATTTGGCTGTATGGAGGATCAAGTCTCATTACAACTTTTATAAATTCAGGACTTGTGGATGAATTTAGGTTATCTGTTCACCCCATAGTTTTGGGAGAAGGAAAACCGTTGTTTGTTGATATAAAACAGAGAATGAATTTAAACATGGTTAATATCAGAAAATTTTCCTCTGGTGTTGTACAACTAATCTATCATTGGAATGGGAATGAATTCTTAACAGAACCATAA